From Alteromonas australica, one genomic window encodes:
- a CDS encoding HlyD family type I secretion periplasmic adaptor subunit — MFSRWNKQIALQKLVRNWLAPPAGQDWVLEAEWARIMQTPVKARGLLYCVVGVLFLLVVWAYFAEIDEVAKGDGKVIPSQQLQVLQSYDGGIVQDILVSEGQQVKRGQVLLRVDPTRYISSLEENTTQFGALAAKVQRLRALTQGSNLRFEESLAEQAPNIVENERKLYNSNLAELDEVAAGSDSRILQRQQDVQEERANLSQYQSVLELSKKELAVTKPLLASGAVSEIEILRLERQIIELEGSIAKSKVAIERGLSAIEEEVIKKEESRLRLINKWNQELTDAVGEMATLQQSQTSLEDVVSQAELRSPINGTVQRLLINTVGGVITPGSAVVELIPQDDQLIVEAKVSPKDIAFIREGQPAILKFSAYDFTIYGGMSAEVQHISADAITNEKDETYYLVRLETKRSIADEGLEILPGMIVQVDILTGKKTVLNYILSPLSNVTSSALRER; from the coding sequence ATGTTCTCTCGTTGGAATAAGCAAATTGCGCTGCAAAAACTGGTTCGCAATTGGCTTGCCCCACCGGCGGGCCAAGATTGGGTGCTAGAAGCAGAATGGGCGCGCATCATGCAAACCCCTGTCAAAGCACGAGGATTACTCTATTGTGTTGTTGGGGTTTTGTTTTTACTTGTCGTGTGGGCGTATTTTGCCGAAATTGACGAGGTCGCCAAGGGCGACGGCAAGGTCATTCCTTCACAACAGTTACAAGTTTTGCAGTCTTATGATGGTGGGATTGTGCAGGATATTTTGGTCTCTGAAGGGCAGCAGGTTAAGCGCGGACAAGTTTTATTGCGGGTGGATCCTACTCGTTATATATCTAGCCTTGAAGAAAACACCACGCAGTTTGGGGCGTTAGCGGCGAAGGTGCAACGCCTGCGCGCATTAACCCAGGGGAGTAATCTGCGGTTTGAAGAATCACTCGCAGAGCAAGCGCCAAACATCGTTGAAAACGAGCGTAAGCTTTACAACTCAAACCTGGCTGAGTTAGATGAAGTGGCGGCAGGGTCGGACAGTCGAATTTTACAACGCCAGCAAGACGTTCAAGAAGAGCGCGCAAACTTATCTCAATATCAAAGTGTTCTTGAATTATCAAAAAAGGAACTGGCAGTTACCAAGCCTCTTCTTGCATCGGGCGCAGTGTCAGAAATAGAAATACTGCGGCTGGAGCGCCAAATTATTGAGTTGGAAGGGTCTATCGCCAAGTCAAAAGTCGCTATTGAGCGTGGACTATCGGCTATCGAAGAAGAGGTCATAAAAAAAGAAGAAAGCCGTCTTCGTCTTATCAACAAATGGAATCAAGAGCTCACCGATGCGGTGGGTGAAATGGCCACGCTTCAACAATCTCAAACCAGTCTTGAAGATGTTGTTTCTCAAGCTGAACTGCGTTCGCCCATCAATGGCACAGTTCAGCGGTTACTGATTAATACGGTGGGAGGCGTTATTACCCCTGGCAGCGCAGTGGTTGAGTTAATTCCCCAGGACGATCAATTAATTGTGGAAGCGAAAGTATCACCCAAAGATATCGCATTTATTCGTGAAGGGCAGCCCGCCATTTTAAAGTTTAGCGCCTACGATTTTACCATTTATGGTGGTATGTCTGCTGAAGTGCAACACATTAGTGCTGATGCCATCACCAACGAAAAAGATGAAACCTACTACTTGGTGCGACTAGAAACGAAGCGCAGCATTGCCGATGAAGGCTTAGAAATTTTGCCTGGTATGATCGTACAAGTTGATATCCTTACTGGAAAGAAAACAGTTTTAAACTATATTTTGTCTCCGCTTTCCAACGTCACGTCTTCAGCATTAAGGGAACGATAA
- a CDS encoding LPP20 family lipoprotein → MLLTSVLVSASILSGCSLFVDKHVEWETVEPESYPTLTAVGYAPIASQRGESETVKMLMAIKASKLEAYRELAEQVYGQRIEGSQSLSSLVVSNETLKASVEGVIRGAKIIKSYPVGEDTYATELELDMQRVYDIYLSTAKPRRIKDIKYY, encoded by the coding sequence ATGTTGCTGACATCAGTCTTGGTTAGCGCCAGTATTTTGTCTGGATGCAGCCTGTTTGTAGACAAACATGTTGAATGGGAAACCGTGGAACCGGAATCTTACCCTACACTGACGGCGGTGGGGTATGCGCCCATTGCTTCTCAGCGTGGAGAAAGCGAAACCGTTAAAATGTTGATGGCAATTAAAGCGTCAAAGTTAGAGGCGTATCGAGAGCTTGCTGAGCAAGTGTATGGGCAACGTATCGAGGGAAGTCAATCACTCTCAAGCCTTGTTGTATCAAATGAAACCTTAAAGGCGTCAGTAGAAGGCGTCATTCGCGGGGCAAAAATTATAAAAAGCTATCCGGTTGGTGAAGATACCTACGCCACAGAATTAGAATTAGACATGCAGCGGGTATACGACATTTACCTTTCAACGGCAAAACCTCGGCGAATTAAAGACATTAAATATTACTAG
- the flgM gene encoding flagellar biosynthesis anti-sigma factor FlgM, whose translation MAINNVNNGLPKTPVDNTKISQQNQTQQSQQQASDVAAKTQSAPRQDSVSLTQSAQQLNQVQKKGTEAPVNQEKVDRLKKAIQSGEYKVNPEVLANKIAKAESEIFGAD comes from the coding sequence ATGGCAATTAACAATGTAAACAATGGGTTACCAAAAACACCCGTTGATAATACAAAAATTTCGCAGCAGAATCAGACGCAACAGTCTCAACAGCAAGCGTCAGATGTCGCTGCAAAGACGCAAAGTGCGCCCCGTCAAGATTCGGTGTCGCTGACGCAATCTGCGCAACAATTGAATCAAGTACAGAAAAAAGGTACTGAAGCGCCTGTTAATCAGGAAAAAGTAGATCGTCTTAAAAAAGCGATTCAAAGCGGCGAGTACAAGGTTAACCCTGAAGTGTTAGCCAATAAAATCGCCAAGGCTGAATCAGAGATTTTTGGCGCCGATTAA
- a CDS encoding transglutaminase-like cysteine peptidase: MSNLNGLPVNAQLEGINQFFDTHIQYATDDVVFKQKDYWATPAELIGHSRGDCEDYAIAKYVALLHLGIDSTKLRLIYVKAKIGRSRVTQAHMVLGYYDTPESDPLVLDSLVSDILPGAERTDLIPVFSFNDAGIWAPGKSKQVSTSTSRLSRWRNVIERMKKEGIRRPS, translated from the coding sequence TTGAGCAATCTAAATGGACTGCCAGTCAACGCACAACTGGAAGGTATCAACCAATTTTTTGACACCCATATCCAATATGCAACGGATGACGTTGTATTCAAACAAAAAGACTATTGGGCAACCCCAGCCGAATTAATTGGTCATTCTCGCGGAGATTGTGAGGATTATGCCATTGCAAAATACGTAGCTCTGCTACACTTAGGTATCGATAGTACTAAACTTCGTCTTATCTATGTTAAAGCGAAGATTGGTAGAAGCCGAGTGACGCAAGCGCATATGGTGTTGGGTTATTACGATACACCCGAATCAGACCCTTTAGTGTTAGACAGCCTTGTTTCCGATATTTTACCTGGTGCCGAACGTACCGATTTAATACCCGTATTTAGTTTTAATGACGCGGGTATATGGGCACCGGGGAAATCTAAACAAGTATCAACTTCTACCAGTAGACTATCCAGGTGGCGCAACGTGATTGAGCGCATGAAGAAAGAAGGAATTAGAAGACCGTCCTGA
- a CDS encoding response regulator transcription factor: MKHFLLGPTEQNISSHYSDWVTCQRIQDVHATQGDMIWISTQINEWKLALNQLREKTSNLVLMTYRYHRPEMQTALLLGARAYCHALSSASLLESVRRVLGEGGLWLPSEMYATTLSGVSKTLSVHSENVPLDTLTARERDTLNGILSGLSNKEIARQLAISERTVKEHVGTLLNKMEAKDRIGLLLKLGEFSHLKDVL; this comes from the coding sequence ATGAAGCATTTCTTATTAGGGCCTACCGAACAAAATATATCGTCTCATTACTCAGACTGGGTCACGTGTCAGCGTATTCAAGATGTTCACGCAACGCAAGGCGACATGATTTGGATTAGCACGCAGATTAACGAGTGGAAACTAGCGCTTAACCAACTTCGAGAAAAAACGTCAAATTTAGTATTAATGACCTATCGTTACCATCGCCCAGAAATGCAAACCGCACTTCTTCTGGGGGCTAGAGCATACTGCCACGCGCTAAGTAGTGCGTCGTTACTAGAGTCGGTTAGACGGGTACTAGGAGAAGGAGGTTTGTGGCTACCTAGTGAAATGTACGCCACAACACTTTCAGGCGTTTCTAAAACACTGAGCGTACATTCGGAAAACGTCCCTTTAGACACGCTGACAGCCAGGGAAAGAGATACCCTAAATGGTATTTTGAGCGGGTTGAGCAACAAAGAAATAGCGCGTCAATTGGCAATTTCTGAGCGCACAGTAAAGGAACATGTGGGTACACTATTAAATAAGATGGAGGCCAAAGATAGAATTGGCCTCTTACTGAAGTTAGGGGAGTTTAGTCATCTAAAAGATGTTCTATAA
- a CDS encoding flagellar assembly protein T N-terminal domain-containing protein, producing the protein MALICLLALYVGQVNAVWYEAKGQAIIMKGDKHSARKAATEEALKQALLFAGASINSVQQLTNGLLESEDITISSTGEVNQVELVDEVWHSDYVTVTIRADIFPKEQICKASEYTKHVASSYFSVANREHLLDGQIADFPAAFTRHLATLMDTHGTYAKLSYIAPYTTYWSPSTLPANVRELAKVADAQFVLVGEITDLSVTREPPSRLAFWADEDATRYFAFDVAVYDGLNGGKLFQRTYQTQDTWPFDRFAELDEYSQSFWSTAYGKAIDKQVAKFIVDLEETTSCQPLTGRVLQANNTNVTVSLGRDNGVMPNDELYIYQTRQFTDGRGETYLQYNIYPGVFIVESAYSNSAQVRHKDANVIINIQENDFVIKK; encoded by the coding sequence ATGGCGCTTATTTGCCTACTGGCATTATATGTAGGGCAAGTAAATGCCGTTTGGTACGAAGCTAAAGGCCAGGCAATTATAATGAAGGGCGATAAACATAGCGCCCGCAAAGCCGCCACTGAGGAAGCGCTTAAACAGGCCCTGTTGTTTGCTGGCGCATCGATAAACAGTGTTCAGCAATTAACCAACGGCTTATTAGAAAGCGAAGATATAACTATTAGTAGCACAGGTGAAGTAAACCAAGTAGAGCTTGTGGATGAAGTGTGGCATAGCGACTATGTTACCGTTACCATTCGTGCTGACATATTTCCAAAAGAACAAATATGTAAAGCCAGTGAATACACCAAGCACGTTGCTAGTAGCTATTTCTCTGTTGCCAATAGAGAGCACCTTTTAGATGGACAAATCGCCGACTTTCCTGCTGCGTTTACCCGTCACTTAGCTACGCTGATGGACACTCATGGCACTTACGCCAAATTGTCCTATATTGCACCTTATACTACCTACTGGTCTCCATCTACGTTGCCCGCCAATGTTAGAGAGCTAGCAAAAGTGGCTGACGCTCAATTTGTTTTAGTAGGGGAAATTACCGACCTGAGCGTGACCCGAGAACCCCCTTCTCGGTTGGCCTTTTGGGCCGATGAAGACGCTACCCGCTATTTCGCTTTTGATGTCGCCGTTTACGATGGCCTTAACGGCGGTAAGCTATTCCAACGAACATACCAAACACAAGATACTTGGCCCTTTGATCGCTTTGCTGAATTAGACGAATACTCACAATCGTTTTGGTCAACCGCCTACGGAAAAGCGATTGATAAGCAAGTGGCAAAATTCATTGTCGACCTTGAAGAAACCACCTCTTGCCAACCTCTTACCGGTAGGGTGCTACAAGCCAATAATACAAATGTCACCGTTTCTTTAGGCAGAGATAATGGCGTAATGCCAAATGATGAGCTATATATTTATCAAACACGGCAATTTACAGATGGTCGTGGCGAAACCTACTTACAATATAATATTTATCCGGGAGTTTTTATCGTTGAATCGGCGTATAGCAATTCTGCACAAGTTCGCCATAAAGACGCTAACGTCATCATTAACATTCAAGAGAACGACTTCGTTATAAAAAAATAA
- a CDS encoding bifunctional diguanylate cyclase/phosphodiesterase codes for MSITKELWLAVIVVIFVAIAGSVTIHGFTTKRYVEEQLYAKNLDNASMLALTLSNLEKDHDTLDLFIMSQFDIGHYASIYLVKSDGKIVSQYTHPVQLDENTPRWFARLFTPEVDVGMAQVSEGWGQYGSVFVQTDTSFALAAMWRATLRLIVGLSIVGFIAGLIGAWALRLIMRPLDGVVEQAELFSKMRFVQLSIPRTLELKRVVKAMNQLARNSERIMNEENSRLDLMRFRTQFDEESGLANREYFISILKGQLAFRDTDGVNCVFLIRFSGGKDAFLRSKPETRKKRLQSLIKEINESLNLHHHHFTDSRVARLQKNEIAVLLTETHDAETVAEALHGACLSELCQKGDPKVYQAVVKLREDDDYSTALMRLDAMVDEAELEDEEEPFIESALSVYTSHVEEMRWQKMLQSVIDHADVETFNYPVLDVDRHLVHYQSWAGIEIDGEQRKSGYYTHWARYLGLLPQLELTTLVHLLNTINNSKTPSKFAFLCSEQFLLNQETLAQLYFQLNMNRDAAKQLCIEVRESTATRYPREFELLSSTLKAIGCQIGLKRVGESFSQLKRVQEMGLNYVKIDSAFMADIDENSANHAFLRGFCSLAHTFGIKVYVDGIKRSDTQELFVELGIDGVVSHIEIIEHLLDD; via the coding sequence ATGTCAATAACAAAAGAGTTATGGCTTGCTGTTATAGTCGTTATCTTTGTTGCCATTGCAGGCAGTGTAACCATTCACGGCTTTACCACTAAACGTTATGTCGAAGAGCAACTTTACGCCAAAAATTTAGACAATGCGAGCATGCTCGCGTTGACACTAAGTAACCTAGAAAAAGACCACGACACCCTCGACCTTTTTATTATGTCCCAGTTCGATATTGGGCATTACGCGTCGATATATCTCGTGAAAAGCGACGGGAAAATTGTGTCGCAGTATACTCACCCCGTGCAATTAGATGAAAATACACCCCGATGGTTTGCCCGTTTATTCACCCCGGAAGTAGATGTAGGTATGGCGCAAGTGAGTGAAGGTTGGGGGCAGTACGGTTCCGTATTTGTACAAACAGATACTTCATTTGCACTAGCAGCGATGTGGCGGGCGACGTTACGCCTAATTGTTGGGCTGTCTATAGTCGGCTTTATCGCTGGACTTATTGGGGCTTGGGCGCTTCGACTTATTATGCGCCCCCTCGACGGGGTGGTTGAACAAGCTGAACTGTTTAGCAAGATGCGCTTTGTGCAACTTAGCATTCCTCGTACACTTGAATTGAAGCGGGTTGTTAAAGCGATGAACCAACTTGCTCGTAATTCCGAGCGTATCATGAACGAAGAAAATTCCCGTTTAGATCTGATGCGCTTTAGAACACAGTTTGATGAAGAGTCTGGGCTCGCCAATCGCGAGTACTTTATTTCTATTTTAAAAGGGCAGCTGGCCTTTCGGGATACAGATGGCGTTAACTGCGTATTTCTCATTCGCTTTTCTGGAGGTAAAGACGCGTTTCTTCGCTCTAAGCCAGAAACTCGGAAAAAACGTCTTCAGTCCTTAATCAAAGAAATTAATGAGAGCTTAAATCTTCATCACCACCACTTCACCGACAGCCGAGTAGCTCGATTGCAGAAAAATGAAATAGCTGTGCTTTTAACTGAAACACATGACGCTGAAACGGTTGCCGAAGCCCTTCATGGTGCATGCCTTAGTGAACTATGCCAAAAAGGCGACCCTAAAGTGTATCAAGCGGTTGTGAAATTACGTGAGGACGATGACTATTCCACCGCATTGATGCGACTTGACGCTATGGTGGATGAAGCTGAACTTGAGGATGAGGAGGAACCGTTCATTGAATCGGCACTTAGCGTGTATACCTCCCATGTAGAAGAAATGAGGTGGCAAAAAATGCTGCAAAGCGTGATTGACCACGCTGATGTAGAAACATTTAATTATCCAGTGCTGGATGTCGACAGACACTTGGTGCATTACCAAAGCTGGGCAGGTATCGAGATAGATGGGGAGCAAAGAAAAAGTGGTTACTACACGCACTGGGCGCGCTATTTAGGGTTGTTACCCCAGCTAGAACTTACCACGCTTGTGCACTTGTTAAACACTATAAATAACAGTAAGACACCGTCAAAATTCGCATTTTTATGTTCAGAACAGTTCTTATTAAACCAGGAAACATTGGCGCAGTTGTATTTTCAATTAAATATGAACCGCGACGCGGCGAAGCAATTATGCATTGAGGTGCGAGAATCTACCGCAACGCGATACCCCCGAGAATTCGAGTTATTAAGTTCTACACTCAAAGCAATAGGTTGCCAAATTGGGCTCAAGCGTGTGGGAGAATCCTTTTCACAGCTTAAGCGTGTTCAAGAGATGGGGCTCAATTACGTTAAAATCGATTCGGCTTTCATGGCTGACATTGACGAAAACTCTGCCAACCATGCGTTTCTTAGAGGCTTTTGTTCGCTTGCTCACACCTTTGGTATCAAGGTTTATGTGGACGGTATTAAGCGCTCAGATACACAAGAATTATTCGTGGAATTGGGGATCGACGGCGTAGTGTCTCACATTGAAATTATAGAACATCTTTTAGATGACTAA
- the flgN gene encoding flagellar protein FlgN, with protein MTSTLTSALQQQVENLSQLAQLLEQELHLISARDAEALTSLLEQKAELLEAIQAADRQIEPVYQAEKKSGSLPEEAESLMQSAAQILDECKYKTSVNQKAVEQGQLRLTHLRNLMLEVRAKESLTYDKKGKPNGGRLGSGVSA; from the coding sequence ATGACCAGCACACTTACCTCAGCATTACAGCAACAAGTTGAAAACTTGTCTCAATTAGCGCAACTACTTGAGCAGGAACTTCACTTGATAAGTGCCCGTGATGCTGAAGCACTAACGAGTTTGCTGGAACAAAAAGCCGAGCTACTTGAAGCGATTCAAGCTGCAGATAGGCAAATTGAGCCCGTTTATCAAGCAGAGAAAAAATCGGGTAGTTTGCCTGAAGAGGCAGAAAGCTTAATGCAATCGGCGGCTCAGATATTAGATGAATGTAAGTATAAAACCAGTGTCAACCAAAAGGCAGTGGAGCAAGGTCAGCTTCGTCTGACTCACTTACGTAATCTTATGTTAGAAGTGCGCGCAAAAGAATCCCTAACCTATGACAAAAAAGGCAAGCCCAACGGTGGGCGTTTAGGTTCAGGTGTAAGCGCCTAG